The Haliaeetus albicilla chromosome 9, bHalAlb1.1, whole genome shotgun sequence genomic sequence GACGCTGGGGAAAGTACAATTAATACTAATTATTATAATGAAAGAGCGGGGCAGCGGTGACGAGCTGAGCCGCCCTGAGGGTGGCGCCTTCCCGCCTCCCGCGGCGGGAGCTGCTGTCCTTCCCTCAGGGGGCTCGGGGTCTCCTCAGCGGGGATCCACCTCGAAAGGTCGTTAATTGAGTCATGATTTAaattaccccccccccaaatccaagCCCAGCCAGTCGGTTGAGGTTGTCTCAGAGTGCCCTGTCCTGGAATCAAAAGCAGGGTAGCGCAGatgaggggaaaagagggaaccGAGGCACGCTGCGGGCACgtactgggaagaaaacagtttgATGAGGAAACATTTTCGGCAGAATTGCTTCTGGAGCGACCATCTACTTTGTGTGAGTAGGGACGGAGAGGACTTTGCTTTCTAGCTCTGGAGACCGAGAGCTTCAACTAAAGGCGATGCAGCTCCCGTCGGAAAACATGCTTTTATCTTCCAAAAACCACGTCAAACCGAGGTGACAGAAAGGGGTGGGAGTCCTAGATAGGAGCAGCTACAGGGGCAGAGCTTTCACGTCACCCAGAGCTTGTCAGGGATGCTCGAGGCGGTGCCCAGGGCATGCCCGGTGTACCCGTGCCCCGCACACTGAAATGCAGGGCCGCTGCCTGCAAGCACTGTGCCACGCagcctttctcttcctccagccaccagtctgggttttttttacagcttaCTCAGTTTCTGAAAGTTAGAGAACAGGCAAAAACTGTTGGGGAACATTTGTCCAAGGCTGTAGATCCTGGAAGGAAAGCACTGCCTTCCTGGAGAGCTGAGGAAGGTCTCAGCTATCGCAGTGGATGGGATTTAAAACCAGCCCTCTCATCTCGTCTTCCCCTCCAGGCTACGGCTGGGCAGTTCCCTAAAGCAAGGGCCGGTCGTTTTGGATTCCCAGTCTGAGGTGCCAAATGCAGCACTGGATTCCACTGGATCCTTTTCATGGCTCTGGCATCTGAAAAGGAGATCTTACAATATTTGTCCTTCAGCATCTGCATGGCTTGTTCAATTCAGGCCCTCACTCTGAAAATTGAGAATAAGATGGTGTAGTGTAAAATCTTCCCTTTCAAGAAAGAAGTTCCAAGCCAGCCTAAAACATTTGGGATGTACTATTGCAGTCCTTACAACATTGAACGTGAGCCTCAATCTTTCATATATATCCCAGTTGACTCTAGTTCCAAAACAATTTGAAGCTGGTTTGAGTTGCACACAATATTTAACAGACCAGGACAATTTCCAATTAAATTTCACAAAACACAGACTACTGCATAACGACTCAGAATTTGTGTATTACTTTGTGTAACGCAAGGCTGAAAGATAGCATTGGTCATGCAACCTGTGTGGGAATGCAAACATGGTGTCCTGCTATAGATTTATCTGAGACCATGCCCTTTAGGTAACACTGGTCTCATCATCACTCCCAAACACATCAGTAAACATACAGTTTAATAGGCGCTGAGGATGGATGTGCTAATGTGACATTTGATTCTTCCTATGAAATTGCTGCAGACACCTATGACAGAAATTTACTATGAAATTTGATACTTTTCTCGAAACATACAAGTGCTCCTTCTGTATCTACTGAGCACTTTACTGGGTAGTGTGCATATGcacatatttacatatataaatgCTTGTGCCTCTTTTAAGAGCAACAATGTGGCCTCTGGCAGCAGGGTGTGCTGCTGGAAGCAATGCACTTGTCTAGTAAAGACACGTATCGGAAGGGGTTGGTGCAGATCCTCTTTCCAACCCCAGTGTAAGTGAATATTTGCAAGGTAATTTTGGTTGCGCGGAGGGAAAGGGATCTTTTCTACCCACTATCAGCCACCTGCCTTTTcatataggaaagaaaaaaattggttcATTATAGAGAAGTGAAATGCCTCATTATTTCCTCACAGTACTCAATGCTGTAGGAGCTCGCTGTAACCACTTTCTGCAgtttatttcccctttttctttgcaCACTCTGTGAAAACAAGAGGAGAAATGTACTAGACATGGtcacttccttctttcctgtcctccactgtaaaaaaatgaaaagaatttcCTGGAAGGAGTGTGCTATATTATGTGAATGCAAGAGACAGaaatgttgggttttggggggcagggggctaTGTGTTTCTTTGGTTGGCTTTTGttcttttagtttttttttttaagaaggctTGTTTCCTATTGTTAGTATATTACTGTATCTATTAAAAATAGGATAATTTTATAATGGAATTTAATCATGagcactgtattttaaaactaacaTTATTAGCCCACTAGCCAGTGAAACTGTGGTAATTAGAAACAGGACTGGAGACGGTCACCAGTATAGTAACTCCATTAGATGTGAAGGATTTTTCAAGTTCAGGTAAAATAAGACTTCAGTGCTTTTCTCTCCTGGCAATGAAGAGTAGAGATATACCAAACATATAATAATTCCTACCTTGCCATTGGctggagttttctttttcttgtcccTTCTCATtgatgcaggtttttttcttaagtgagTATCTTCTAGGAAACAGCAGCGTGCATCTCATGGAATTGTTGACAGCTtgcactttaaaatacatttttgagaAGAGAAGCATTAGTGTGTGCCAGCTGAAGATCCTAGAATTCAAGAGAGAAACTTTCAAAACACTGACGTAGCAGTCTCCCATACCAAACTGTCCTGGAAGTCATAACTGAGCAGTAGGTAGGTGAACCAGGAGGTGAGGTATAAAGGTAAAGCTAGGTAATCTCTTAGCTGAACAGCAACATTTACTTAAATTGGActacaaaatacaattttacagATGGGTATTTCTCTTCACAAGCTCACCTTGACACAAAACAGTGTAATACCAGAACCATGGTCCTAATATTAGAAGTCAGTTAAAAGATTTCTACTTATTTCCAACAGTCAGGACCCCACGTTAGGGTGGGAAAGGTAGAATCAGTGACAGGGTAGGTAAATTGTCTAGGGAAAGACAGATACAGAGAGGTCGAGAAAATAACCATCTCTGCTGGCTTTTCCCTCCTGCCAGGGGTAGCCCAAGAGCTCACCCAGCTACTTGTGGATCGGACATCTCCAGCACCTCTAGAAGCCACAGGCTACCTGAGCTGGCTTGCAGGgacagtggcagggctgcaaggtgGAAATCCCCCTGGGCAAGCCCCCGAAGGACACCTCTCGCTCCACTCTCAGCAGTGCCAGCTTCTCCATGCTTAGTGATCAGGTCTGCCCTCTGATCCAGCGACCAAAAACTGGTCCTGGGGAAGAATTACTGGTGGGGAAATACACAGGAGAAGAGATGGAAACCTGCAGCAAGGGGCGAGAGAGGGATCACTCCTTTCTGTGCCAGTGGGGAGTTGGAGCAGCGTAAACCAATTGTAAAACCACCTCCTTTGAGACCTGGAATGAAACTGGTCTTAAAACTGCTATTCTGGCCTTCACAGTACTAAAAAACTGCCATGAAAGTTGCATTAATTTTGAGCCTGGAAATAAAACAATCCCGTGACCCAGATATTCAGTGGAAAAATGAATTACtcacttgttttcttctcttctggaCACTTTTTATCTTTGGCCGCTTTCAGCCAGCCATCATTGTGTGATGTCCAATATTCCTCAGCTCTGATTTAACTCACGCTACATGATGGTTTACAGTGATGCATTTTGGGCTGATAGTGGAAAATAATAGTGGAAAGAACAgtgatgtttttcttcaaaactagaaatacttttataaaagttaaaattatttcatgccAGATGtaccttctccctctccctggtAAGATCAAAGAAGCCCTCTGGCATGCATACCCACATTGACTATGTATTTTAGCTGTGTAGCACCATTTGAAAGCTTTCCAGGCAAGTAGTACTGCTGTGGTGGAGTTGTTGCAAATGAAGAGAGAATACCTACTTCAAAAACTGCATAAGTGCAGAATTAtgtgttctttttaaagagagtaTTTACTCAGTCATTAGTCATGAAGCTTTTCTAAAGCCTTCTACTGAGAAGAATCAGAGgctgaataatgaaaataatgaagtcccaattgattttgttttcttcattagtGCTCGATATCAAGCAAATGCAATGAAACTGCTCAGATATTTTGTCAGAATCTGATTACTATTCTCAAAGTTATCACAGCtgtaaaaatgatttttttctttagcagagAGAACAGGTGACACCTATGGAAGAACAAATAACATTGGAAGAATAGTCAAACATACTTTAAGGGACTGAATATGCTGGACAGAAAAGATCCAGCCTAACTATAAAAGAGCTTCCATTACAGACTTTAAGACCCTGATGTCGTAACTGGGAGCGTGCAGTCAGGCTGCTGTACTGTGCCCCTTGAGGAAAAGGTTCAGCAGGAAACCCTCTCCACTATCATCAGTTAAATCAGAGCTAagtttcttctgcttcagaagTGTTGTAGTCCAACTGACTCTATTTCAGGTTCTCTCATCTGCGCTACTGATGACAAGAAAAGGAATAAGCCTAGGTCACTGTGCTTAAAAAATATCCATACTTGGATCAAATGAAGAATGTTAGAAGCAATAGCAGTAACAGCTTTTGGGTAGCTTTACCGTAACTAGAAACTTAGACTTAGCTGCAGTGATTATCATGAGAGATTAGACCCTTCTTTCAGCACCACAAATTACTGATTCTTTTGTAAACCTGCATTTCAGAAAGCTAGTTTTTACAATTTTGCTATGCTAAGAGCATCTTGGCATGTCACATTCTCTTTCATTTTGAGGACAATGTTTTACCCAATACACAAAAcaggggcaggagaaggggagaaCAAGGATATAAAAGTCTGAACTCATCCTCTCTCTGTTTCCTCCATTCCCTTCATGGTGTGACCTGGGTCCAGCTCCACACTTGCCTCATCGTAAAGCTTCAAGAGGGGATTTTGTAACAACAGAGCAAGTAACTAAACCAATCTGTCCTCTTATCTGCAGTGTATAACTCCATGTATGTACTAAAGGCAGGTGGCTGGCCTGACGGCCTTGCCCTGGGAATGAAACTTTGCTAACATTAAGTGGAATCTCGGATAGTTAATTGGGCAACTTAATGACTGGTATTTTCAGGGCAAAACAGAGCAGACAGATCAGAATCCTGCTCTGACGTGCTGTGTAAAATTAGTCTCTTTCCagtcacagcagaaaaaattagaaaggtTAGCATCCCTAAGATTAAATTAGCCTTTGTCATTGCTGTTCAGCTGTGAATCAGTCCACAAGATTTGATTCATTTATATATTCAAGGGCACTCTGATAGCCTGTGCAAAAAATTACCTCCTCGGAAGCTGAACAATGAttcataattttattatttttaaagttactcGGTATAAATCTGTCCTGTGAAGGACTTtgagctgcatttttcttcttgcatatTTCTGTGAGGGAAAGGCTTTAAAACATCCCTTAATATAAGGGttatttattgttgttgttaagACCCTTCGTGTTTGCTGCTAGGATCATCTCAGCGCATCTCATCTGACCAACTCCCTGATGCTACAAGGCCGTGAGGCAGCCACGGCACCCTCATTTTCCCTCCTCTCCGCTCATGCCAGCACCTCAGCAAGTTGCAGTACGTAAGGCTATAGTTACACTGATGGCTGAATCCTTCTCTCttccagagcatcccagactctGGTCACAAGTATTACGTGCAGTTCACTACTGAAGACTACAGGAGCGGGGTGAGTTTATGGTCCTCTGCATCTCTTCTGACACTGTGCGTTAAATGAACTTCAACATCTCCAAAACAGGGTACATTTAACTGCTGTCGTAAACGGATCTTTCACAATGGAAAGATTTACCTTTATGTTTCTACCTGCCTGTCCAGCATGGGGCACGGTTTGCTCTTAGGATCACCCGAGCATCAAATCCAATCAGTCCTCTGCTTCTGCCGGGGTCCAAGTGGTGAGAGCACCGTAGCTACCTGCTTCACTCAGTGCCTGAAGCGATTGTCTTGTTTTGAGTCACATCAGGCAACCCAGCGCCCGAGTGAAACTTTGCAATGGTCCAAACTCAGTGTCGCAGTATGGTCCTCATTATCCAGTTGTAGCTCCTGCTGTGTCCACACACCAAAATGAGAATAAAGAGTTGACAGTTGtgtgttctttttaattataGCCCCCCCCATTCATTCTGTCAGACAGTTGTCATCAGCAATTTTACTGTAAGCATCTGCTTTTCCATTACACACACATTTTAtgaaattcaaattattttcagaatttaatatGAAGCcttagattatttttgtttcaaggcTGAAGTATCATACAATGAAAGTCCCTGTTAGCAATTAAAGTTATTTCTTAAGAACTCTCAAACATATTTCCAAGATGACTGAGTGCATTTCTGCTacactttaattaaaaacttctgttAAATAACTTTAGCCTTATGGTTTTAACCTATTtacttttttggaaaaaaaattacattcttctAAAGACTTTCTTGACCCCTGTACAGCTTCATACAAAGAGTCTCACAAAGACATATACGTACTCCATATGTATACCTCACTTGTTAATACCAAGAGCTTTTTAAATAGTGTGTTGCTGGTAAATAAGGTCTTGATTAAAGATAACAGTTTTAAATTCTACCTTTACAGGAAAATGCCGGGAGCTGCCTTGCTACAGTGCTGTATCGGAAGACAAAGTCTCCGCCTCTTGTCAATATCAAGTGCATGCCTACCAAAGACCAGAAGCAAATCCAAGAAGAGGACAACAGACTTTACCAAAAAATTAGgcaccaaaccaaaccaataaTTGGAAACAATATTCCAGGTATATTCCTCTAAATAATCAACCGTatttaattttatcttaaaGAGCCTGGGCACTTGTAAGAACACAAGCAAACgcacacacattttaaaaaggagacaCATATATTTACAGTAACACCCTAAAACCATAGAGCTAACCATCAACAATTCCACCTTGCCAGCAAGtcttggggagaaaaaaaaacctcctgtgTTTCGCAACAATGGTAGTCAGCACAACATTGTGAAGGTGTTTTGGATTTAAAAGCAAGCTTACGCAATTTTATATTCAAGTAAATGCAAACTGTCCTCAAGTAGTAACAACTGCCTTAACCCACACACCTTCCCCGGCTGCGGGTGGAAATTCACAAGGGATGACTAACAGAATTTTTCCATCCTGGAAGCAGAGCACCCCAGTCCCTGTTTTCCTCCCAGCTAGGTAAGGACCTCCATTATCCTGGATGTTGGGTTTCTCACCTCCAGAGTGGGGACCCTGTGAATACCATCTCTTGGCAATTTCAGTTCTGTCATGCTTTCATACTTTTACTAGGACTGCAGGTTtcgcttcctcctcctccctgttcAAGATTGTAACACATAGGAGGGAAGAGTCGCTTCCCAGGAATAGTGCTACATCAGACAAAAGTGCTCTGTGGTTTATCATTTTGCTGCTGAACAGCCAGAATTAATCATTTTTATATTGCTCTTTCTCCCTTGCAGACAGCTATGGCAATATTGAACCTGCCCTGGAGCCAGTGTGGGCTTTGGCTGTTGCTGGCAGCAGTTACATAATGTGGGAAAAgtcaacagagaacttgggTTACTTCATGGCACAAGTCAAGTCTGTGAAGCAGTGGGTAAGCGAAGTGGAAATGACACGCCTGTGCTGCAGAAGCTAACAGAGCCTACCAAGCAGCAGAGAATAAAATGGCCATCAACAGCTCATACTCATACATGCGATGGGCACAATTCTCCCAAAATCCCAGGGGCTTCTACCATACAAGTATCTCCACCTCTGGACAAGTATTTTGTCCAGGCTTCGGTGGAAAAATTCTACTCATTTGGACAAAatttgattttccttctttgcGTGAGTGGATCTGTTGGCTTCTGCAGGTTTAATGAGGAAATTTGAACATAGGGTCCTGCAGTTCATCAGCCCCACACTAAGTCGCTCCTCATACTCTTTGCCCTCCTAGCCAAGCTCAAAGGTAGCGCCAGTCTAGTACCTGGCATACGTTCTCTGGGGAACATATCTTACACCTGTAGCGTATCGGAGTTCCCAGAGCTTTGTCTCCCTCAGTCATCTGTGATCGACAGACAGTGTTCGGATTTTACTCTCTAGTTATTTAGAATGAGATTTCTCTGAAGGAGAGATTAATAGTCAGGTAAGATTCTCAAATCTATTTGAGGGTTAATCTCAATTAATTAGCATCTGAGTCAGCCTAGTTTCATGTCAGAGAGCAGTCAGACTGCAGAGCCATGCTGCAGTTAATGCCTTCAAAGCTTTTACGCAGGAAGCGCTCCTAATTCCGTCTGTCCACATACAAAACCTGTCTCACTCCAGCCAATGACCACAGCCATCTCGAGCCCTATTCATCTCGCTCCCTAAGCGAGCTAAAAGCAGTCAAGTCAATCAGAGTAGACTCTAAACTTCAGCAATGTAACTTGtgttgatctttttttttctctttgatacATGCCCAGATAAGGAAAGATGATTTTATTGAATTTGACTACACTGTTCTACTCCATGAAATTCCAACACAGGTAAGAAAGCCTATGTGTAGAATGCCTCCTTTCATCAACAGAGGAACAGTATAAAGATCATAAAagatgtgtattttaaaatctgttctccAGGAAATTATTTCGTGTCACATGCGCCTCACTTGGCTTCCTGGTCACCCCCTGAAAGTGAAATACTTCTGTGCTTCAGAGAATCAGGGGCTCGAAGATGGATCTGGAATGGAATCTGGATCAGCTGCTGGGATTTTGCATGAAAGGGGAGCAAATTTTTAAGAGATTGTCAGTTTTATGTATATGTGTTAAATGAGAAAATCCTTGTGTTAATAGACCTGGAGTTGTGATAATTTTTCTATACCAGTCCTACAACAGTGAATTTGAATGCTTTCACTAGTCTGTTTTATTCCAAAATTAATTCCTGTAATTTCTTAAACTGCGAGACTCATGTTCTAGAGTTCTACCTAAAAACTTTGCTActatattatatatacacagataAACATACACAAGTTGATTTTATGTCACTAACTTACTGTTACTTAGAGCAACACAGTTTGTAAACAAAGTTAATATATTTGGATAAAAATCTTGAGAAAAGTATTAATCTGTCACTAAGAAATATTTgtctactcttttttttttttcattttttgggTTAGATTTGTGCTGATTTGTAACTTGCATCTCCAATAAAACAAATACCATTACGCAGGGTCGaggttgggttttctttcacGATGCTGCTGTTTGACCCCAACTTTCCATCTTCTCCTGGGGTCTGGCCTTTAAAAGGATGTGGACGAGTGTAGACAGCGGAACGTCTCCCTGCAAGGCCCTACAGAAGCCGGTGACCAGCACCTGCGTGGCCCTAGTCCCGCTGACACACCGCTGTTCCCTGCAGCGTGAGCTGACataaaaagaaagtttcttATATTTGTGAAGGCAACTCAGAAAATATTGATAGAAGGAAAAGATGGTTTGTTGTCTCCCCACACCTGTCACCAGTCCAGAACACTGCACAGCAGCATTTCTCAGATGGAAACTGAGGACATTTTCTTTGTCTATTTGCAGTTCTTGCTATTACtttgaatgaaaacagaacTGCAAAGACAGGAGGGCTCTGAACAGATGAATTTCCCcatttgggtttgtttgctgGGGGAACAGCCCGCTGCTAGAATACCCCGTCAAACAGCTCTTACATTAATGACTGCCATGTCACGTCCCCATCCTAAATACAACAAAGCCCTATCGCAAGAACACATTCCTGTCCTTTCACACCAAATTCTCCATTTGGGTTTACAGCAGACCCGCTGTCCTGCCTTTGTTCGCCGAGACTGTGCCAAACCATCTCGAGTTCGCTGGTTTTTAACCCAATTAGCAAGATTTCTGCCAGGTTAAATTAACTCCGTATCACTAAGTACACCTGCTTTAGGAAAACAGGCGATGGTCTCTGCCTTCTGGGATGGTTATGTTCTTTATAGCTCATGGTATATTGTGCTATCATTGATCTGTAATTGATAACGATGATTAAGGTTTTTAACGTGAAAGCTTTAACTGGGGGGTATTTAGGCTGGATGATCTGTTAACACCCCAAATTCAGGCATTTTACACAAATGTATTAGAGTCTGATATACTTTGACTGACTGAAGCTTTTAATATCAGCACATAACGGGCATTACAATAAATTCAGGGAAGCAGCATTTCACATactcttggttttcttttgtgctgGTAAAACATTTCCCATCATCAAAACCATGAGATCAGAGCTTATAATGGCaacatttcttaaagaaattggtgatgaaaatatgttttagaattaaaacaagaaagtaGTATGGATTTTGCACTTTGGGGCTCTACTTTAGCAATGCTCTTAACCACAAGTTTAGTTTCCTTACCTTCTTTTTACCACTGCTCTCCAGACCTGGAACAGAGGACCAGGCACTTCCAACTTGCCAGATGGGTGTAACTTGAATACTAATCAGCAACACAAACTTAATGTCAGTTAAGAAACCGCACAGTAACTTCTGGACAAGTAGCAAACCTGTTGGAATTCAAAGGCAAAATTTCCACCAGCTTCTTTAGGGCCAAGATTTCAGTCAGTGATCAGAACCGAAAATCATAGTTTTTACTCAAGCAAAATTATTGGTTACATCAATGTAAACATTATCTGAGTTGAGGCTCTTGATGGGTTCACAGTGAATTCTTCATGCTAAAAGAACCCATGCAGAGCCCATCTGTAAGAGGTATAGACAAGAGAAGAGGAATAGCTCTCTTCCACCTTTGCTGTTAGGAAGAGTTCAACTACATCAGATATACTACGAGTGCTATGTAAAtttgattaaagaaaaaaaaaaaaccatcacgcacaaagaaacaaaatccaggGTGCCCCAAAATTAGGCTCTTGCTAGTGCTTCTGTCCTTCTTCCACTGGATAGTGGAGGGCAATTAGCCTTCCCCCTACCTGCAGACTTTCCCCTTCGCGTGGAAGTTCAGCCATCCTGGAGCTGCGCCTCAGCCGTCCCTACGTTGTGCTACCCGAGGCCGTGCTCCGTTTGTGGAGAACCAGCACACATCTGGCAGAATCTGTTAGCCAGAAATTCACATCATGACTGGCCTCTACTAAGCATAATATAAAAgccaaaaatataaataaaataataaccaCCCCATTTCTTTCTTGCATTCATACTGCTTTTATAAGACATCTTTGAATCTTATGTGCTGTATTTGCTTAAGAAAATCTCCAAGCGTCAGAGAACCTGCAGGGCTTTTCTTGAAACGAGTTCCAGCTGAGTATTTTCACAAAAACAAAGCTGCGAATGTAACGGAATCAAGAAGGATTTGGCCCAAAGCAATGCCATACTCGCACACAACATCATGCCTGTGTTCAGTTAGCATTTACACGCCCCCAACACTGTACTTTTTTCAAGGttaacataaataattttcactGTCTTTCTGTGAAGGCTGAGGAAAAGCAGCCCGGACATTACAGTTCTGTCTCCGTCTGGTAGACATCAACCACAATCCTGTGCCAGGAATGTAGCTGGTTTTGAACTGGAATTGCATTCTCTGTTTACTGGAAGTCTGCAAAAATGCTGTTAAGCTGAGTAGGTCGGTAAGAGAGagcacacaaagaaaattcagcaTGGATCTTCTggtagtaattaaaaaaaaaaaaacaccaaacaaaaaagatgatAATATCTTCTCTTTCTCACCTAACACCAACACCCTTGTTTGATCTCTCTTCTATGAGCAAGCAAGCTCTATTCAACCAACTCTCAAGCCAAACATCATCAGCAACATGCTCTCTTGATTGTGACATTCTGGGAAAAGGcatcttttgtttggttttctaaCAAAGAGCCCAGAAAGCAAGCCCGTAAAATAAATCCATGTTGTTCATAGTTTTGGAAAGAGTTGACTTCTGCGTATATTATTACCAACTCTTTTCAAATGCCTGGTACCATCAGCGATAAGCGGATCTGGTGACGAGCGAGCTGCACTGAACAGCGACTCAGTTCGTTAGGACTTTGGAGGCTCCTTGTGTTCTTTCTGAAGGATGCGGAGGGAAAACAGATATTGCTTCTCTGGGCTGGATGCTGTAAGTGCAAGAGGTAACGGAtctgtgcctggagcacctATGTGAAAACTGCTCAGTATTGGATGCCAACTCCTCCCCCGTGCCGGTCCAGCAGCTAACAGTTAGTTGAGACTCcgaaattaaaatttttaaactttcaaaaaCAGGGAAACATTAACAAGCCTAATTACAAAAGAATGATGtagcaagtaaaaaaataaaattattttaatacaaatggGATTACGACAAATTTCGAGACAAGTTATCATCAGTGGTTTaacatttatgtattttgttAATGAGTAGCATTTACATGTGAACAATTCCATTGTAATTTCCTGGTGGTTCCTGAGAATACCACAAAGGAAGGATATTATGCTGAAATTACAAGTCCAAGTCCCGCTGCAGCCTGTGCTTGTCCAGCCAGCCTTGATTGCTTCTATGGCTTGGGCAAGTGAGCTTTTAGAGAAGGTTGTGAAAAACTGTTCCATGTACTCAAGAGGAAAAGAGTCAGCTC encodes the following:
- the LOC104314583 gene encoding ovocalyxin-32, which encodes MQGLSSAPPAAFLLLLRLSSLLLLPVAAVPVAERELNPSSRLAAGAARVALHYLNFQTASPGELQALGQVRKATVKSIPDSGHKYYVQFTTEDYRSGENAGSCLATVLYRKTKSPPLVNIKCMPTKDQKQIQEEDNRLYQKIRHQTKPIIGNNIPDSYGNIEPALEPVWALAVAGSSYIMWEKSTENLGYFMAQVKSVKQWIRKDDFIEFDYTVLLHEIPTQEIISCHMRLTWLPGHPLKVKYFCASENQGLEDGSGMESGSAAGILHERGANF